A window of Rhododendron vialii isolate Sample 1 chromosome 13a, ASM3025357v1 contains these coding sequences:
- the LOC131313887 gene encoding uncharacterized protein LOC131313887 has translation MRKRPGETLRKYAERYWQLFNEIPGVDQYWAARNFKNGLETGSKILDELAIRAPHGMNELMRMVEQFCSYEEFLAERELQGGQNSIIPQSLHVPTPQIAPPKPVVAVQPKKQVNTVKVADKKGPKAHDYVAETTVFKEPIYFLLRTIEREPFFVWPNPPKLNTEEGNNNNRKRCSYHNELGHYTTACAPYKELLENLTAQGLLDDHIDWTKTPRRQPNAVGQNLIPRPVGVINVIHGSTTKEAARQLRQELVKAEKVTQIFSINRAPKRVKMLERPWVLIDQGSSAEVMYLSLFKELKIPESCLLPAEVPLIGFSGTPVWPLGRITLPVVTGSVASNLEFVVVDAPSPYNAILGRNWLHSIKAVASTYHQVVRYIGANGRQEDLFGDQLQARQCYVSAIGKSSCTRRVHWVEVPDKPVLEDVGSLPEEKSVEDLIKFPLNEDASRYFMLGAGLSQAESEETLQFLKSNIEVFAWTPYEMPGIDPKLIQHSLKVSKSAKPVIQKPRRSASIHADAVNEEVGKLLEAGAIKEIAMDPDDMEKTAFITPRGLFCYLVMPFGLKNAGATFQRMVYLLFGILIGEIMEAYIDDMVVKSLKAENHLSHLAEVFAILKKHKLRLNADKCAFGVSSGKFLGYLVTRRAALNRFISRSSDKCHVFFQTLKKQSRRSFKWTEDCDAALAELKSYLSSAPLLVKPVAFETLHLYLAVSPHAVSSALVRREGLEDQPIYFSSRTLLPAQTRYLPLEKLLLALVTAARKLLPYFQEHPIIVLTEFPLKNLLRKADLSSRAQVLADFIAEFTPGSPDEETLVKPNYGMLEQQEARKVWNLFSGDVWKLHVDGASNSNGSGAGVVLLIVNQITGDYEARDPRMIKYQATALELIRGFKGFQIEQINRENNAHADALASLASASKASEYRHISLGEIHEPSFEVSEEVFNISLGPSWMDEITSFLKDDTLPSDKKEAHRVRSKAAYYWISELGQLYRKSFTGPYLRVVHPTEVPIILTELHSGSCGCHSGGRSLCQRALSQGYFWKGMKKDCEEVVRRCKPCQLFSPIPRQPAQSLKPITSPWPFAQWGLDIVGKLPTALGGFKNIVTRFGVPYAIVSDNGSQFVGKELTGLCAEFGIRFFNSTPSYPQGNGQAEATNKTVCAGIKRRLDSKRGKWAEELPRVLWAYRSTPRRSTGQTPFAMAFGMEAVIPLESKFPTLRTETFDLESNNDAVATELILAEEKRDDAQLKLANYQQEVARGYNRSVRLKKFRTDDWVWRKYKLNILNSYSYVRISLLQTRLWLGQFDFQP, from the exons ATGAGAAAGAGGCCCGGCGAGACGCTTCGGAAGTATGCCGAACGTTACTGGCAGCTATTTAACGAGATACCCGGTGTTGATCAATACTGGGCGGCAAGGAATTTTAAGAATGGTTTGGAAACTGGAAGCAAGATCTTGGATGAGCTAGCAATAAGGGCGCCTCATGGAATGAATGAGCTAATGAGGATGGTAGAGCAGTTCTgttcctacgaagagttcctTGCCGAGCGAGAACTTCAAGGAGGACAAAACTCAATTATACCTCAAAGCCTTCATGTCCCCACGCCCCAAATCGCACCACCGAAGCCTGTGGTCGCTGTccagccgaagaagcaggtcaacacagtcaagGTGGCAGACAAAAAGGGGCCGAAAGCTCATGACTATGTAGCTGAAACCACAGTTTTcaaagagccaatttatttcctcctccgtacgATAGAGAGGGAACCGTTCTTTGTCTGGCCGAACCCTCCCAAATTGAACACCGAAGAAGGAAACAACAACAATCGGAAGAGATGCTCGTATCATAATGAGCTCGGGCATTACACCACTGCTTGCGCTCCCTATAAGGAACTTTTGGAAAATCTGACGGCACAaggacttcttgatgatcatatcGATTGGACAAAGACGCCGAGAAGACAGCCGAACGCTGTCGGACAAAACCTTATTCCGCGTCCAGTCGGAGTAATCAATGTTATTCATGGATCAACAACAAAGGAGGCAGCAAGACAGCTTCGGCAAGAGCTTGTCAAAGCTGAGAaagttacccaaattttttccatcaatcgcgctccaaaaagagtcaaaatgCTTGAGCGTCCTTG GGTGTTgattgatcaaggaagctcggcagaagTAATGTACCTGTCTCTCTTTAAGGAACTCAAAATTCCTGAATCGTGCCTTCTCCCCGCTGAAGTCCCTCTGATCGGATTCAGTGGCACTCCCGTTTGGCCTCTTGGACGGATTACCCTCCCTGTTGTTACAGGCTCGGTTGCTTCTAATTTGGAGTTTGTCGTTGTGGATGccccgagcccatacaacgcgaTCCTCGGCCGAAATTGGCTTCATTCAATTAAAgccgtcgcctcaacctaccaccaggtggtcAGGTACATCGGCGCCAACGGCAGACAAGAAGACCTATTTGGAGATCAATTACAAGCCAGACAGTGTTACGTCTCGGCCATTGGAAAGTCATCATGCACCAGAAgagtacattgggttgaagtccctgacAAACCAGTTCTTGAAgacgtcggatctcttcctgaagaGAAATCAGTTGAGGATCTTATCAAATTCCCTCTTAACGAAGATGCATCACGTTATTTCATGCTCGGCGCTGGCCTATCCCAAGCCGAGAGTGAAGAAACCTTGCAGTTCCTAAAAAGTAACATCGAAGTTTTTGCATGGACACCGTACGAAATGCCAGGCATTGACCCAAAGCTTATCCAGCACTccctcaaagtttcaaaatcagcaaagccTGTAATTCAGAAACCTCGGCGGTCAGCCAGCATTCACGCCGACGCAGTTAATGAGGAAGTCGGCAAACTCCTCGAGGCGGGCgccatcaaagaa atagccatggatCCCGACGACATGGAAAAGACGGCATTCATCACACCCAGGGGCCTCTTCTGCTACCTAGTTATGCCGTTCGGCCTTAAGAATGCTGGTGCCACATTCCAAAGAATGGTATACTTGTTGTTCGGAATTCTCATCGGAGAAATCATGGAAGCTTATAtcgacgatatggtggtgaaaagtctcaAGGCTGAGAATCATCTCTCTCATCTTGCCGAAGTCTTTGCAATCTTGAAAAAGCACAAGCTACGGCTTAACGCCGACAAATGCGCCTTCGGAGTTAGCTCAGGGAAGTTCCTCGGCTACTTAGTTACTCGGCGCG cggctctcaacagGTTTATCAGCCGCTCGTCGGATAAGTGCCATGTCTTCTTTCAAACGCTTAAGAAGCAAAGCCGACGAAGTTTCAAGTGGACGGAAGATTGTGATGCAGCCCTTGCCGAGCTGAAATCTTATCTTAGTTCGGCCCCTCTTCTTGTCAAACCGGTAGCCTTCGAAACTCTTCATctctatctagctgtctctccgcacgctgtGAGCTCGGCACTTGTCCGAAGGGAAGGCCTTGAGGACCAACCAATCTACTTTTCTAGCCGAACCTTGCTCCCGGCACAGACTAGATATCTGCCGctggagaagcttcttctagcattggttaCAGCAGCTCGGAAATTGCTCCCTTATTTTCAAGAGCACCCCATCATAGTTCTCACGGAGTTTCCGCTTAAGAACCTCTTGAGGAAGGCTGATCTATCTAGCAGA gcacaagtattggcagactttATTGCTGAATTCACCCCTGGAAGCCCGGACGAGGAAACACTGGTAAAGCCTAATTACGGTATGCTGGAACAACAAGAGGCTCGgaaagtttggaacttattCAGCGGAGACGTTTGGAAGTTGCATGTTGACGGGGCATCCAACAGCAACGGCTCGGGCGCAGGGGTCGTTCTT CTGATCGTCAATCAAATAACAGGtgattatgaagctcgggacccaagaATGATTAAGTATCAAGCTACCGCTCTAGAGCTAATCCGAGGGTTCAAAGGATtccaaatcgaacagatcaacagagagaacaacgctCATGCCGACGCTCTTGCTAGTTTGGcctcggcaagcaaagcatctgaaTACCGACATATCAGCCTCGGTGAGATCcacgagccgagctttgaagtATCGGAAGAAGTATTCAACATTTCCctcggcccaagttggatggatgaaatcacCTCATTTCTCAAAGATGATACTCTTccctctgacaaaaaggaggcccaccgcGTACGCAGCAAAGCAGCCTACTACTGGATCTCTGAGCTCGGCCAACTCTACAGAAAAAGCTTCACTGGGCCATACCTTCGGGTTGTTCACCCAACCGAGGTCCCGATTATTTTAACCGAGCTCCACTCTGGCAGCTGCGGTTGTCACTCTGGCGGCCGTTCCCTATGTCAAAGAGCTCTAAGTCAAggatacttttggaaaggaatgaagaaggattgtgaagaagtggtCAGAAGGTGCAAGCCTTGCCAACTTTTCTCCCCCATACCAAGGCAGCCCGCTCAGTCTCTCAAACCtatcactagtccatggcccTTTGCTCAGTGGGGTTTGGATATAGTaggcaaacttccaactgcTCTTGGGGgcttcaa GAACATTGTCACaaggttcggcgtgccttaCGCTATTGTATCGGATAACGGCTCACAATTCGTCGGTAAGGAATTAACTGGACTCTGTGCTGAGTTCGGAATTagattcttcaattcaaccccatcctacccccagggcaaTGGCCAGGCCGAAGCCACTAACAAGACTGTTTGCGCTGGCATCAAACGTCGGCTGGACTCtaaacgaggaaaatgggccgaagaaCTTCCTAGGGTCCTCTGGGCCTACCGCTCCACCCCCAGACGCTCTACcggccaaactccctttgcaatggccttcggcatggaggctgtcATACCACTGGAATCGAAGTTCCCGACCCTGCGCACCGAAACCTTTGATCTAGAATCTAACAATGATGCAGTGGCAACCGAGCTAATCTTAGCcgaagaaaagcgagacgatGCTCAGCTCAAGTTAGCCAACTATCAGCAAGAAGTCGCTCGGGGCTACAATCGAAGCGTAAGGCTTAAGAAGTTCAGAACCGATGACTGGGTCTGGAggaag TATAAGCTCAATATTCTAAACAGTTACAGCTACGTTCGGATTTCTTTACTACAAACACGATTATGGCTCGGACAATTCGATTTCCAGCCATAA